TTCAAAAGGACTTATTGAGAAGATAAGAAATAATATACCTTTTGCATCAGCAGTATCATTTATAGTATTTGTAATGATTTACTTACCTTGTTTAGCTGCATCAATGGTATTTGCGAAAGAAGCTGGAGGATGGAAATATTTAGTTTATTTATTCGTATTTACAACTATAACAGCTTGGGTATTAGCATTTGTAGCATATAATATTACGAAGTTAATTGTATAAGATTTAATCTTATACAATTAATTATTTTAGTTCAAATTTAGATTCAAATACTTTTTCATTTTCAATAACTCTAAAAACCCAATCTCCAGAAAGTCTTCCATTTATATATCTAAAATCATAAATTGAACCATGTCCCGCAGGAACTATCATATTTCTACTTCTAGAAATATCCCCTTGTGGGTCAATCCATTGAACAACAATTTCTTGATCTACATTTATTCTATTTCTTTCAAATTTACAAATAATAGAATTCTCATCTTGTAAAATCAAACAATCAACAGAAGGTTCGATTTTAAGTTCATTTGAATAATCTATAGGTTCATTATCTATTAATTCATCATCTTGTGTATTAATATTTTCAGCATTAAGTATTGTTATTAAAAATAAAAAAGGAAACAAGTATTTAATCATTTTTATTCTCACTTTCATCTTCTTCTACATCCATATATTTAATTAATAGATGTTTTATTGGTGCGTAAAATGTTGTCATTGACACAATTGCTATAATTAATTGGGTTACTTTAAAAAGTCCACTCTTTTCATCTAATACTAGTAAAGCTCCATAATAACTCAATAAAAGAGATAGTATAGCACAAATAACAATACTTATGATTACTACAACATTATAATTCATATTTTTCCCAAATTGTTTCTTCATCTAAACTAGGTCTATTTACTAATACTTCAAAAGGTGTATATGCTTCTTTATATCCCATAGAATAATGATCTTTAATCCAATAACCTAAATAAATATAAGGAACATTCATCTCTTTTGCAATTTTAATTTGTGCCAAAATAGAAAACTTTCCTAATGATAAATCTGCATAATCATGGTCATAATAACAATAAATTGAAGAAATAGCATTAGGTAGCATATCAACTAATGCAACACCAATAAGTTTATTATCTCTCATATATAAAAACTCTTTTGCATACTCTTCTTTAGATTCAACATAAGATTTTGAATATTCATTAGGTTCAATAGGAGAATAAGGCCAATCTTTTTTTCTATTCATAAATTCATGATACTTATCATATAAATCCAAATGCTCCATAGTCATAGAAGGAGGTCTTATATAAAGTTTTGTATCTTTATTTTTATTAATTACCCTATTTTCAGATTTAGAGAATTTATAATTTTTTACATCAATTCGCATAGAAACACATTTTGTACATGTATTACATTCAGGTACAAAATGCATTCTTCCAAATCTTCTCCAACCACGTTCTAGCATAGCTTGATATGAATTTGGAGAGCATGAATACATATATTTATATCTAATATCTGATATATTATCTTCAAAATAAGAGCAAGATCTTTGCTCTTCAACAAATTCAATATCTTTATTTAAAATATGCATGATTATTCGTTTATTTTTTCTTTTATCTCTTTTGCAATTGCAGAGATTTTAGTAATTTTTTCATTATAAGATAAAGAATCATCAATTATATGTTTAACAAAAGTACTTCCAACAATTACTCCATCTACACCTTGTGATTTTTCTTTACATGTATTTTCATCCACACCAAAACCGATATATAAAGGTGTATTTGTATATTTTCTTACATTTGAAATAATAGTACTTAAATCTTCACTTTGTCCACTTCCTGTAATTCCTGCGTAAGCAACCATATAAATAAACTTTTTACTATCAGTAATAATTTCTTTTATACGTTCATCACTATCTGTTGGTGCTACAAATGATATATTTGCCTTATTATATTTTTCATATAAAGGTGTTAAACTGCCTGCCATTTCAAAAGGTAAATCAGGAATAATAGTTCCAGTAATCCCATATTCATCTGCTTTTTGTAAGAATTTTTCAATTCCATATCTATAAAAAGGATTCATATATCCCATCCATAAAGTATCCATATGTGGTGCTATTTTTGAAGAAACTTCAAAAAGGTCATTTAATTTAAACCCATTATTTAGTGCTAGTAAATTTGCTTTTTCAATCACAGGACCATCTGCAACTGGATCTGAAAATGGAATTCCCAATTCTAAGGAATCAACACCAGCTTCTTTCATACTTAATGCTAAATCAACTGTAAAGTTGTTTTCTGGGTATGAAGCTGTAATATATCCTACAAGTTTTTTATCAATATTTTCATTCATTTAACTATATCCTATTCAATTATTAACATATATATTATCTAAAATCAAGTTTA
This sequence is a window from Poseidonibacter parvus. Protein-coding genes within it:
- a CDS encoding arginyltransferase gives rise to the protein MHILNKDIEFVEEQRSCSYFEDNISDIRYKYMYSCSPNSYQAMLERGWRRFGRMHFVPECNTCTKCVSMRIDVKNYKFSKSENRVINKNKDTKLYIRPPSMTMEHLDLYDKYHEFMNRKKDWPYSPIEPNEYSKSYVESKEEYAKEFLYMRDNKLIGVALVDMLPNAISSIYCYYDHDYADLSLGKFSILAQIKIAKEMNVPYIYLGYWIKDHYSMGYKEAYTPFEVLVNRPSLDEETIWEKYEL
- the trpA gene encoding tryptophan synthase subunit alpha — protein: MNENIDKKLVGYITASYPENNFTVDLALSMKEAGVDSLELGIPFSDPVADGPVIEKANLLALNNGFKLNDLFEVSSKIAPHMDTLWMGYMNPFYRYGIEKFLQKADEYGITGTIIPDLPFEMAGSLTPLYEKYNKANISFVAPTDSDERIKEIITDSKKFIYMVAYAGITGSGQSEDLSTIISNVRKYTNTPLYIGFGVDENTCKEKSQGVDGVIVGSTFVKHIIDDSLSYNEKITKISAIAKEIKEKINE